In Aricia agestis chromosome 16, ilAriAges1.1, whole genome shotgun sequence, one genomic interval encodes:
- the LOC121734822 gene encoding uncharacterized protein LOC121734822, protein MENEHRQPPNIWFDGVANGHPMPVQPSLRVLMTKYLTIIWACQRTKQSRMPLTRILLSKRSKILLSKRSRISLDSLAKRSKIMLIKRSRTPLTGQERPCYK, encoded by the exons ATGGAAAACGAACACAGGCAGCCGCCGAACATATGGTTCGATGGCGTGGCGAATGGACACCCGATGCCTGTGCAGCCTTCTTTGAGAGTGTTG ATGACGAAGTATCTGACGATCATCTGGGCATGTCAGCGCACCAAGCAATCAAGGATGCCACTGACCAGGATACTGCTGTCCAAGCGGTCAAAGATACTGCTGTCCAAGCGGTCGAGGATATCGCTGGATTCGCTGGCCAAGCGGTCGAAGATAATGCTGATCAAGCGGTCGAGGACGCCGCTGACCGGTCAGGAGAGGCCGTGTTATAAATAA